The Lutra lutra chromosome 1, mLutLut1.2, whole genome shotgun sequence genomic sequence gttacttaacatacagtgtagtatgaGTTTTAGGCATACAATATAACGATTCGACTCTTCCATACATCGCCGGATGTTCATCACAACTGTGCTCCTTAATTTCCATCACTCGTTTCCCCCACTTCTCCTCTGGTAATCACTGATTTGATTTCTTAAAGATATGaaaggaaattcctttttttaaactttattgaaGAATAATGGACCAATATAATGATATACATTTCAagtgtacagcatgatgatttgaTGTACATATTCATTGTGGAATGATTACGAAGATCAATATAGCTAGTAGAACGTCCATCACCTTACATCGTTAACTCTTTTTAAGTGTGTGTGGTAATGACACTGCTATGGAAACATAAAGATGAATGGAAACACTAGTAGTTTAACCAAAGCTTGATTTTAAGctgaacaaatttttattttttttaattcttgaagcctccctctccctttcacttGTTTTTCTGAGACTCCTTTGTTTCAGAAACTTCCTGTTGATACTGACATTTCACTGACCCTGATGTATACTTAGTAAGGTGACTAAGACGGCCAGCACCAGTGGAGTCAGGAAACCACCTCGAAGTCATGATGTGCACAGCTGGTACAGTACCTACCAGATTCGTATGGACACCACCCAGGTCCTGTATTTTCCTACAAAACCCCTCAGCCTGTTAACCCAGTGGGTCTGCAGTTTTGAAGGCATTAGTCTGCTACAGCCTCTTTTGCCTGGCAAAGTAATAAaactattgtttttcttattagtttttaaagattttatttatttatttgagagagagagcatggacgGGGCGGGAGTGGGgcgagcagagggagatggaagagcagattcctggctgagcagggggTCAAGGTGGGgtttcatctcaggaccctgaaatcaggacctaagccaaaagcagatgcttaaccaacggagacacccaggtgtcccctgttGCTCCTCGTAATCCCCAAACTCTGTCTTCATGTTATATTTCAGCTCTGGAACACAGAGGTTAGTTTTCAAAAACAGTAAGAGTGTATAAGATCTTCTCTCAACAACTTTAAAGCATACAActgttattaactgtagtcaccatgctgtacaatAGTTCCTCAGAACTTATAAATGAAACTTGTACCCCTTGAACATCACCCCATTTCCCTCTTTTTGCAGCGTCTAGCCAATGCCATTCTATTGTCTGTTCTATGaaattgccttttgtttttgttttagcttccacacatgagtgataccatacagtatttatttttctctgtctggcttatctcacttagcataatgccctccaggctGATCTATGTTTCTGCAAACGGCAgagttgtcttctttttttatggctgagtttgTGCCATTTATCTACATGGGCCTTTGACATTGAGAGGAAATATGTATTCTACCAGAAATCTTAGTTTAGAAAGCGATTCTACTTTGTTGatcactttttttcattttttcccttattaattttttgtgtgtgacagACACACAATAGCAAAtaaactctgaaataaatatattaaattctgATAATacttgaaaaacaataaaagtcaAAGGGTTGAATAAGCTTATTTGTTACTTGGGggagtaaattttatttatttatttttaattattttgtttttaaaaagatttatttatttatttatttatttgagagagagaaagagagaaagagaaaaagcatgtgaatggggggggcagagggagagagaagagggagaagcagactccccagtgagcagggagcccaatcccaggactctgagatcatgacctgagctgaagacagacgcttaaccaacttagctaccaaggtgcccctgggggagttatttttaatttgagtggTCAGTAAAGAATTTGAGGAGATGGCACTTTCACTGAAACCTGAATAAAGAGAAGGATTCAACCATTCCCACTGCTGCAATTTCCAGATAAAGGGGTCAGCTGTACATTGGCAAAGGTCTTAAGGAGAGATATAACTTGGTCTGAGATGCTGAAGAGTCACTGTGTTTGGAatatggaaaatgagaaagaaaacggTAGGAGATGATGTCAAAGAGGATAGTTTATTGCTGGATATTCTAAATGTAATGGGAAGCTTATGTAGTCATGCTCCAGGGAAAGggtgtaatttaatttttcttgagcCATGAGATTGAGATATTAGAAGAGAATACATTTGGTGTTATGAGGGGGTCATGGACTGTTTGTGGCTAATATTACATTTCTGATGACTATTTAAGATAACaattgaaggggcgcctgggtggctcagtgggttaagccgctgccttcggctcaggtcatgatctcagagtcctgggatcgagccccgcatcgggctctctgctcagcagggaggctgcttcctcctctctctgcctgcctctctgcctgcttgtgatctctctgtcaaataaataaataaaatctttaaaaaaaaaaaagataacaattgAAGTATCAGGTAGACAGTTGACTAGACATCTATAAAAGGGTGAAGATAAAGAACATAGGAAGGTCAAAAACAATGCTGTGAGATTGGAATCAAATTATGGAGAAGATAATACAAAAATTCCTGGAAAGATGATGTTGGAGGCAAAGAAAGCAAGTACAGTGTATtgcattcagagagagagaatctgtcaAGAAAGAAGAATTCAACTGACCTGAATTTTCAGAGCTCTGATGAAatgaatacaaagaaacaaaccatATTTGGATTTGTCAAGACATGAAAGGTGCACCTCAGTGGAGTGGTGAGTCAACAGTCTAAATGTTTGAGGGAACAGAACATGAGACAATGGAAGCAGTAatcttataaatacatttttgaaatttctatGAAGAGGAATAGTGAATTAAGGAGTTACCTTGGGAAACTCGAGGGAATTATCTTGgggaaatatttgtttaatgtttgctttgttttccatgaGAGATAGTTAGCATTAATCATATTTCAGAGCATTAGGGGagcaatacttaaaaaaagaaaaagaaaaaaagaatgctatgGTATATACATGGACAGAGCATGGAAGATTTTTAGGGCCGTGAGACTCTTCTATATGATACCACAATGGTGGctacatgtcattacacatttgtcaaacaCCACAGAATGTATAACAACAAGAGTGAACCCTACTTTAAACTATAGACTTAGGGTGAAATAATGCGTCAATGTAGGTCCATCagttgtaataaatgtaccattCTGGTTCCAGATGTTGATAGTTATGGGATAGAGGGGACCTTCCAAAATCATCTTAACTATTTGCAAAACttgctaaataattattttgttaactAATAGATTTCAATCATACACCTTTCTGGTCCATGAATTTATTCAATGTATAGGACTTAAGtctaaaaaaaatgataatcacATTATTTCAActagtgtttattaaaaaattattctcagTTGAATGATAAGTGATTGATGAAATCTAAAGTATGATAATTTGAAATAAGTATCTGATGTAGTTGAGATTTTCTAATAGTTATTATCTCAGTGAAGGAGGGACTGAAATGATCTGCAACCATCATAATGTCTTTAGTCTGTGGAAATAtacttatcaataaaaataaatagaaaatacattaaaatgcatGATAAATGGATAAGTGATTGTGTTTAACCTGATTATTCATATAAAAACGTTGCTCTGTTCTATTTAGAGGCTATTTTCATTTGACTAATTTGAATTACTTATCAAAGCAGATGAACAGAATTAATTACAAATATCTTGGGTACTGAATTCCAGGGGAAGGTAAACTGAAGTTTGAATGGTTTCCAATCTTGAACCCTCTTCACTATTGGATAACCCAATCTTAACACTCTTTGGTTATACTTTAAGGTTAATGAAGAGATATTTGCTAAAAGTCTTAAAACACAGAACATTATTGTATTGTGACCACCTTGGTCATTGATTATGGATTTATATGCATAATCATACCTTCTTCCTGACTCTTCCCAAAGACATAAAATCTATCTGTTTTCAGACAATAACAagattcttttggcttttctgtACCCCCTAGTAGCCTGGATTACCATCCagtgaaaagaatgaagttaaaaaaaaaaaaaaagtcaatgattATTTAGGAGAGTTCCTTGTGCCTGATTAAAAATAGACTACTTATTTAACATTGTATGCCTTTAtaaatgaacttttctttttatcatggGAAAAATAactatctgaaatttaaaaatatcagtcaGAATATCAGCTGATAATTATATATCCCCAAACGTGAACAGATATCCCTGTTGACCAGTGagctattacaaaaaaaaaaaaaaaaaaaaaaaaattgggaagcaCTGACATTTCAGATACAGTAAAGCCCATAAGCATGTAACCggcaaaaattattaaattttcaaagttaaaaatggtATCAATTGAAAATGGCAATTGATAgatatctcaataaaatgggaTCCATTATTATCACTCTCTCTGGTGGTAGGGTCTGATCAGAAATTGCAATCCATAGGATAAACTATTTTTAGTGTCCTGAAGAAGAATtaggcataaaaaataaaaaaaaaaaaaacccatttgtataagaaaaaaaccagaaatgcaGTTGGCTCAGGGTAGTTCTTCAAGACATGTGAATAAGTTGGCTCTTTCTGAATTGTATTACAGAGATGAATTGACTTTGCAATTTTCTGTGACACATCCTTTTGAAGGTGGAGAGACAGCTGAAACACTGAAGAGGAAAAAGTGTTTTGAAACAAAGTAGAGGCAAGACTCATTGGTCAAAAATGTGTGCTATTGGTTTTTGGAAAGACAGGGAGAAGACTATAGGTTTTATTTTGTGCCAAGAGCAAGTCAAAATTGGCCCGCTGCAAATGCCATTTCTTGAAATGATGCATGTTTATTGAGTTTAAATGAGATTTGGTGTAATGCAGGGATTTGGGTGTATGACTATCTCCTGTCATTACTGACACTGAATTGTTTTGGGGGAGTCCCGAgtcaccaaataaaataaatttctttaattccTCTGAGGTTTTATCTTATGGTTAAGAAACAACAAACTAATTAGATTAGTCATAAGATTAGCCAGTGGCGTGACTCCTGTGGTGGATCCCACCCACATCGAGGGTATATAAAAAGTCTCTGCAAGGGAATTGTCCACACTGAAGTgacacttctcctctcctcctctacTCAAGGACAACCTCAACAACCAACACCATGTGTGGCAGCTACTACGGAGGTTGTGGCTATGGAGGCTGTGGTTACAGAGGCTGTGGCTACGGAGGCTGTGGTTACAGAGGCTATGGCTATGGAGGCTGTAGCTACGGAGGCCTGGGCTATGGCTATGGCTCCAGCTATGGCTGTGGCTTCCGCAGACTGGGTTGTGGCTATGGCTGTGGCTACGGCTATGGGTCTCGCTCCCTCTGTGGCTGTGGCTATGGCTGTGGCTCTGGCTACCGCTCTGGCTTTGGCTGCTACTATTGAGGTTGCCCTGGGAGACTTTTCTCTCCCACACATGTAACATCATGATTTACCTGCCCTGAATCCCACGCCCTGTGTTCCTACACAAGGTTGAGATAATTCTGATTTGTGGAATGGGGTGGTCCCTGTCTGGATCTAAAACCCATAATTATTTATTCCCAACCTTTGCTTCATGAAAAGCCAGAATGTGATAATTCATCCTGTGAACTCACTTACGTACTTCTACCTAGTCACTGATCCTGCCTTGATAATTTTCATGCATCATTCTGTTTCCCAGTGTTCTTTAATAAATTTGGctatcctaaaataaaaatcttggtttCCTTTCTATCTATTACAAGTAATAgggtttattttattcacttattttaaagatttatttatttgagagagaaagagatagagagtgtGCTTATAAGCAAAAAAGTTgggggtagggacagaaggagaaggaatcctcaagcagatttcctgctgagcccaGATTAGATTATATATTAGAGAATAGATTCCcagctctattccaggaccctgagatcatgacatgagctgaaataaacaattggaggcttaaccaactgagctacccaggcttcccagaatttattttattttatttaaaaaaaatgttgtatttgCTTGATACCAAGAAAGGTTGAGATTATCTGTTTTTGACATATATTCTTTTGCTGTTTCTACTTCAGTTGCTCTAACAGTTCTATTATGTCTCTGTTGCTGGGAGTTTTTAGACTAAATGGTACAGCATTTGTCAATTAGTTTATTGTTGCTTAGCTCATGGTAAATATTCTGCATATCTTTTCCGTTCACAAACCACCATCTGCAAAGTTCCATGCCTCCCcgaatctatttttttaatgttttatttttaaatttttaaaattacagacaGAAAAATTCACTCCCTTGCTTATATCTCTGTGACTTCGAAAAATGCATAGTGTTGTGGTACAACCATCAAAATCAAGATACAAAACAGTGCCATCATTCTCCCCACAAAACccctcatgctttctttttttttttttttttttgtagtttcaagttttgatttaaattccagttagctaacgaatagtataatactagtttcaggagtagaatttcgtgattcatcacttacatataacacccagtgctcatcacgaaaaatgccctctttaatacccctcacacatttaacccatcccctgtccatctcccctccagcaacactcagtttattctctgtagttaagaggaTGTTTTACGGTTTGCCTCTCACTTTCCCTCCCcactgtgttcatctgtttcatttcttgaattccatgtatgagtgacaTTATatggttttgtctttctctgactgacttattttgcttagcataatacacccAACTCCATCCATACCATTCCAACTggcaagaaaagatgctcaacttgctcacatcagggaaatacaaataaaaactacaaggaggtatcacctcacacctgtcagaatggctaaaattaacaacacaggaaataacaaatattgatgaggatgtggagaaaggggaaccctcttacacagttgatgggaacacaaactggtgcagccactctggaaaacactatggaagtTCCTCATGCCTTTCCCAAACCCCTTCCCAATCAAGCCTTCCTCTTACTCCTAAACCTTATAAATAACTGATTCTTAAATCAACCtatacttttgccttttccaaaaggCCATATTGTGTTGGAGACTGTTCAcagttttggaaattttctagAAGGACTAATGGGACTCAGCATATACTTATGCTTTTGGCTAAGATTTATTATAGCAAGGTAGTAATGATACATAGCTAgataagggaaaaagaaacagacagaTTCTGGAGGTACCCATGTGAAGATGTTGTGATGTTCTCTCCCTCCAGGAGGGGCTACACAGAGCTTGCTCTTCCCCCAGCAACAGAAATAAAGTTTTCTATGGGTGATATTTCTGCTCAAGGAAGCCCATTAGAGACTCAGTGCCCAAAATTTTAACTGGGGACAGGTGAAAAAAGGCACCAGCAAAATCTCATTCTTCCAGAATGAAAACATGTgtctggggggaggagtcaagatggcggagaagtagcaggctgagactacttcgggtagcgggagatcagctaaatagcttatctaaagattgcaaacacctacaaatccaacgggagattgaagagaagaagaacagcaattccagaaacagaaaatcaaccactttctgcaagactctacggaaagcgctccgggaacaaaagctcccgaaagcgaacccgagcggatgactcagcgtggccccgggtaagggcggtgcaactccgcctggggcaaagacgcttgagaatcactacaacaggcccctcccccagaagatctacgggaaacccagccaggaccaagttcacctaccaaggagaacggcggaattccagaggagaagaaagcaaagcacggaacacatggctttctccccatgattttttagccttgcagttaatttaatttttttttctttttcaatttttttttctttttctcttcttctgctaaattttttttaacttttaccattttcttttttttaacgttttttaaatagtttatctaatatatatatattttttcctctttttatatttatttctttatcagctttcttttttttaatagtttttttttttctttctttctgagcccctatttatcccctttccccccctcacaattcaggatctcttctgatttggctaaagcatattttcctggggttgttgccacccttttagtattttacttgctccttcataaactcttatctggacaaaatgacaaggcggaaaaattcaccacaaaaaaaaagaacaagaggcagtaccaaaggctagggacctaatcaatacagacattggtaatatgtcagatatagagttcagaatgatgattctcaaggttctagccgggcttgaaaaaggcatggaagatattaaagcaaccctctcgggagatataaaagccctttctggagaaataaaagaactaaaatctaaccaagttgaaatcaaaaaagctattaatgaggtgcaatcaaaaatggaggctctcactgctaggataaatgaggcagaagaaagaattagcgatatagaagaccaaatgacagagaataaagaagctgagcaaaagagggacaaacagctactggaccacgaggggagaattcgagagataagtgacaccataagacgaaacaacattagaataattgggattccagaagaagaggaaacagagaggggagcagaaggtatgttggagagaattattggagagaatttccccaatatggcaaagggaacaagcatcaaaatccaggaggttcagagaacccccctcaaaatcaataagaataggtctacaccccgtcacctaatagtaaaattgacaagtcttagtgacaaagaaaagatcctgaaagcagcccgggaaaagaagtctgtaacgtacaatggtaaaaatattagattggcagcagacttatccacagagacctggcaggccagaaagagctggcatgatatattcagagtactaaatgagaaaaacatgcagccaagaatactatatccagctaggctatcattgaaaatagacggagagattaaaagcttccaggacaaacaaaaactgaaataatttgcaaataccaaaccagctctacaggaaatattgaaaggggtcctctaagcaaagagagaccctcaaagtagtagatcagaaagaaacagagacaatatacaataacagtcaccttacaggcaatacaatggcactaaattcatatctctcaatacttaccctgaatgttaatgggctaaatgccccaatcaaaagacacagggtatcagaatggataaaaaaacaaaacccatctatatgttgcctacaagaaactcatcttacacccgaagacacctccaggtttaaagtgagggggtggaaaagaatttaccatgctaatggacatcagaagaaagcaggagtggcaatccttatatcagatcaattagattttaagccaaagattataataagagatgaggaaggacactatatcatactcaaaggaactgtccaacaagaagatctaacaattttaaatatctatgcccctaacgtgggagcagccaactatataaaccaattaataacaaaatcaaagaaacacatcgacaagaatacaataatagtaggggattttaacactcccctcactgaaatggacagatcatccaagcaaaagatcaacaaggaaatcaaggccttaaatgacacactggaccagatggacatcacggatatattcagaacatttcatcccaaagcaacagaatacacattcttctctagtgcacatggaacgttctccagaatagatcacattcttggtcctaaatcaagtctcaaccggtatcaaaagattgggatcattccctgcatattttcagaccacaatgctctaaagctagaactcaatcacaagaggaaatttggaaagaacccaaatacatggagactaaacagcatccttctaaagaatgaatgggtcaaccaggaaatcaaagaagaattgaaaaaaattatggaaacaaatgaaatgaaaacacaacagttcagaatctgtgggacacaacaaaggcagtcctgagaggaaaatatatagcggtacaagcctttctcaagaaacaagaaaggtctcaggtacacaacctaaccctacacctaaaggagctggagaaagaacaagaaagaaaccctaaacccagcaggagaagagaaatcataaagatcagagcagaaatcaatgaaata encodes the following:
- the LOC125087356 gene encoding keratin-associated protein 6-1-like, whose protein sequence is MQLAQGSSSRHVNKLALSELYYRDELTLQFSVTHPFEGGETAETLKRKKCFETKTTSTTNTMCGSYYGGCGYGGCGYRGCGYGGCGYRGYGYGGCSYGGLGYGYGSSYGCGFRRLGCGYGCGYGYGSRSLCGCGYGCGSGYRSGFGCYY